From Gallaecimonas pentaromativorans, the proteins below share one genomic window:
- the katG gene encoding catalase/peroxidase HPI, translating into MSTGKCPMGHTSKEGTSNRDWWPNQLRLDILHQHSSLSNPEDTGFDYKAAFNSLDLKAVKQELHALMTDSQDWWPADFGHYGPLFIRMAWHSAGTYRIADGRGGAGGGNQRFAPLNSWPDNVNLDKARRLLWPIKQKYGNKISWADLMILAGNVALESMGLKTFGFAGGREDLWEPEKDVYWGSETTWLGTDQRYSGERDLENPLAATTMGLIYVNPEGPEGNPDPLAAAKDIRETFARMAMDDYETVALIAGGHTFGKTHGAGDASLLGPEPEAAGLEEQGLGWISKFGSGKGSDTITGGPEVTWTQTPTQWSNYFFENLFNYEWELTTSPAGAKQWQAKNADAVIPDPHGKGHRLPTMLTTDLSLRVDPAYEKISRHFYENPDELADAFARAWFKLVHRDMGPVSRYLGPEVPTEELIWQDPLPKASHKLIEPSDADAVKAKILASGLSVSELVSTAWASASTFRGSDKRGGANGARVRLAPQKDWPVNQPAQLAKVLGKLEGIVSEFNKAQTGGKQVSLADVIVLAGNAGVEKAAKDAGFEVKVPFHPGRTDATAEQTDADSFAPLEPVADGFRNFQKAKFACRAEDMLVDRAQLLTLTAPEMTVLVGGMRVLGTNVGNQHGVLTKTPGKLTNDFFVNLLDMNTVWKGTDSAQTEFEGRDRKSGELKWTGTRVDLVFGSHAQLRAIAERYAQDDAKAKFVNDFVAAWTKVMEADRFDLK; encoded by the coding sequence ATGTCTACTGGTAAATGTCCGATGGGCCACACCTCAAAGGAAGGCACATCCAACCGCGACTGGTGGCCTAACCAGCTTCGCCTCGATATCCTGCATCAGCACTCTTCCCTGTCCAATCCCGAGGACACAGGTTTCGATTACAAAGCCGCCTTCAACTCCCTGGATCTCAAAGCCGTCAAACAGGAGCTGCACGCCCTGATGACCGACTCCCAGGACTGGTGGCCGGCCGATTTTGGCCATTACGGCCCGCTCTTTATCCGCATGGCCTGGCACAGCGCCGGTACTTACCGCATCGCCGATGGCCGCGGCGGCGCCGGTGGCGGCAACCAGCGTTTTGCCCCACTCAACAGCTGGCCCGATAACGTTAACTTGGATAAGGCCCGCCGCCTGCTGTGGCCCATCAAGCAAAAGTACGGCAACAAGATCTCCTGGGCCGACTTGATGATCCTGGCCGGTAACGTGGCCCTTGAATCCATGGGTCTGAAAACCTTCGGTTTTGCCGGTGGCCGCGAAGATCTCTGGGAGCCGGAAAAAGACGTGTACTGGGGCAGCGAAACCACCTGGCTCGGCACCGACCAGCGCTACAGCGGCGAGCGCGATTTGGAAAACCCCCTGGCGGCCACCACCATGGGCCTGATTTACGTCAACCCCGAGGGCCCTGAGGGTAACCCCGACCCGCTGGCAGCGGCCAAGGACATCCGCGAAACCTTCGCTCGCATGGCCATGGACGACTACGAAACTGTGGCCCTTATCGCCGGTGGCCACACCTTCGGTAAGACCCACGGCGCCGGGGATGCCTCCCTGCTGGGGCCAGAGCCGGAAGCGGCTGGCCTTGAAGAACAAGGCCTTGGCTGGATAAGCAAGTTTGGCTCTGGCAAGGGTAGCGACACCATCACCGGCGGCCCCGAGGTGACCTGGACCCAAACCCCCACCCAGTGGAGCAACTACTTCTTCGAGAACCTGTTCAACTACGAGTGGGAACTCACCACCAGCCCGGCTGGCGCCAAGCAGTGGCAAGCCAAAAACGCCGACGCGGTGATCCCGGACCCGCACGGCAAGGGCCATCGCCTGCCTACCATGCTCACCACCGACTTGTCGCTGCGTGTTGACCCGGCCTACGAAAAAATCTCCCGCCATTTCTATGAAAACCCCGATGAGCTGGCCGACGCCTTTGCCCGCGCCTGGTTCAAACTGGTACACCGGGACATGGGGCCGGTGAGCCGTTATCTGGGCCCGGAAGTGCCCACCGAAGAGCTGATTTGGCAAGATCCCTTGCCCAAGGCTAGCCACAAACTGATTGAGCCCAGCGACGCCGACGCCGTTAAAGCCAAGATATTGGCCTCGGGCCTGAGTGTCTCTGAGCTGGTTTCCACCGCCTGGGCCTCGGCCTCTACCTTCCGCGGCTCCGATAAGCGCGGCGGCGCCAACGGCGCTCGGGTGCGCTTGGCGCCGCAAAAAGACTGGCCAGTTAACCAACCGGCGCAACTGGCCAAGGTGCTGGGCAAGCTCGAAGGGATTGTCAGCGAATTTAACAAGGCGCAAACCGGCGGCAAGCAGGTTTCCCTGGCTGACGTGATAGTGCTGGCCGGTAATGCCGGGGTGGAAAAAGCCGCCAAAGACGCCGGTTTTGAGGTGAAAGTGCCCTTCCATCCGGGCCGCACCGACGCCACAGCCGAGCAGACCGACGCTGATTCCTTTGCGCCCCTTGAGCCGGTTGCCGACGGTTTTCGTAACTTCCAGAAGGCCAAGTTCGCCTGCCGCGCCGAAGACATGCTGGTAGACCGTGCCCAACTGCTGACCCTCACCGCCCCTGAGATGACGGTGCTAGTAGGGGGCATGCGGGTGCTGGGCACCAATGTGGGCAACCAGCATGGCGTGCTGACCAAGACCCCCGGCAAGCTCACCAACGATTTCTTCGTGAACCTGCTGGACATGAACACGGTATGGAAAGGCACTGACAGTGCCCAGACCGAGTTTGAAGGGCGCGACCGCAAATCCGGTGAGCTCAAGTGGACCGGCACCCGGGTTGATCTGGTGTTCGGCTCCCACGCCCAGCTGCGCGCCATTGCCGAGCGCTATGCCCAGGACGACGCCAAAGCCAAGTTTGTTAACGACTTTGTGGCGGCCTGGACCAAGGTGATGGAAGCCGACCGTTTCGACCTCAAATAA
- a CDS encoding ligand-binding sensor domain-containing diguanylate cyclase: MSPLYRLRLFAAICLFWAGQAVAAPASAMAPLSHYFKSVWTTREGLPHNTINSVAQTPDGYLWLTTWEGIARFNGKEFKVFGRDAGTGLPDAGIRAVYVDTKGRLIIGGARGGLATVTDGHWQAYKPLGYLINRVWADEAGAIWVGTEGGGLFRVDSQQHVSRWTTADGLPSNAIYSMVKADNGGIWIGTAKGLALWRAGNVSAVKGVPEVPVFDLRHYQGQLLIGSERGLYRLSGNRVEPVAPALLDLAITQLLADHQGSLWVGTVQRGIYRLSQRYGLEHLDMSFGLPSNRALGLFEDREHSIWVGTNGGLLRLRNSPFSAVTSDVGLSGNYVRTVLEDPSGDIWIGTARGLNRYSPSEARVVETVMQKQSILSLAFDTDGSLLVGTYASGLYRYRHGKASLFLDRDSGLSSNEVRALLPEADGSLWVGTSQGLNQVSQSGIKSFGSSDGLPGNFVVALTRFDNRLWIGTGTGLGTFDGKGFKAVPIRQHDKAEYAFGFYAEPANKRLWVATDRGLLRLDAGSGKSAFIGRQQGLPFDKYFQVFIDRQHNLWLTSNRGILRVSENDANAVADGIEPKLKPVLYGESDGMLSAQANGGSNPTVIEGRGGDIWIATAVGASHVQPSRLDEVGHYIPEVAIEGLWVDGQSHSLTGKLVLAPAVQRVQVKFAGLSFILPSALHYRSRLEGFDSGWHDNGTVDQLEFTNLAPGRYVLSIEAANRGGDWSLPARLVIVKQPYWWQSHWAPYLALVLALLLVALLVFWRTRHLRRSELRLLELVANKTDELKRQTESLRQANQEKSQLLGQLQVQALALEKQARQDVLTGLANRRAFDESLSAAFSQAQQQRQTLTLAFIDIDHFKAINDRFTHCVGDKALVRVAALLKSQCREQDLVARWGGEEFALLLPNTALADGCRRCEQLRQAIADINGDDIAKGMALTVSIGVVCSEQASSSAALLQAADEALYLAKNTGRNQVVASAGPVKPA; encoded by the coding sequence ATGAGCCCGCTCTATCGCCTACGGCTGTTTGCCGCAATTTGTCTGTTCTGGGCTGGCCAGGCTGTGGCTGCGCCCGCCTCGGCCATGGCGCCGCTGAGCCACTATTTCAAATCGGTTTGGACTACCCGCGAGGGCCTGCCCCATAACACCATCAACAGCGTTGCCCAAACCCCGGACGGTTATCTGTGGCTAACTACCTGGGAGGGCATTGCTCGCTTTAATGGCAAAGAATTCAAAGTCTTTGGCCGTGATGCCGGTACCGGCCTGCCGGATGCGGGTATTCGCGCCGTTTATGTGGATACCAAGGGCCGCCTTATTATCGGCGGCGCCCGGGGCGGCTTGGCTACCGTGACCGATGGTCATTGGCAGGCTTATAAACCGCTGGGTTATTTGATTAACCGGGTCTGGGCCGATGAGGCGGGCGCCATTTGGGTGGGCACCGAAGGGGGCGGGCTGTTCCGGGTTGATAGCCAGCAGCATGTTAGCCGCTGGACCACCGCCGATGGCCTGCCCAGTAACGCCATCTATAGCATGGTCAAGGCCGATAACGGCGGTATCTGGATTGGCACCGCCAAGGGCTTGGCGCTGTGGCGGGCGGGCAATGTCTCGGCCGTTAAAGGGGTGCCCGAGGTGCCGGTTTTTGATTTGCGGCATTACCAAGGCCAGTTGCTTATCGGCAGTGAGCGCGGCCTCTACCGCCTAAGTGGCAACCGGGTCGAGCCGGTGGCGCCAGCGCTCTTGGACCTGGCTATCACCCAACTGCTGGCCGACCACCAGGGCAGCCTCTGGGTGGGCACGGTGCAACGGGGTATTTACCGGCTCAGCCAACGCTACGGCCTTGAGCATCTGGATATGTCCTTTGGCCTGCCCAGCAACCGGGCGCTGGGGCTTTTTGAAGACCGGGAACACAGTATCTGGGTGGGCACCAATGGCGGCTTGCTGCGGCTGCGCAACTCGCCGTTCTCGGCGGTCACCTCCGATGTGGGGCTGTCTGGCAACTATGTGCGCACCGTCCTTGAAGACCCGAGCGGCGATATCTGGATAGGCACGGCCCGCGGCCTTAACCGTTACTCACCCAGCGAGGCCCGGGTGGTAGAGACGGTGATGCAAAAGCAATCCATTTTGAGCCTGGCCTTTGATACGGATGGCAGCCTGCTGGTGGGCACTTACGCCTCAGGGCTTTATCGCTATCGGCACGGTAAGGCGAGCCTCTTTTTAGACCGGGACAGCGGCCTTAGCTCCAACGAGGTGCGGGCATTGCTGCCCGAAGCCGACGGCAGCCTCTGGGTGGGCACCTCTCAAGGGCTTAACCAGGTCAGCCAAAGTGGCATCAAAAGTTTTGGCAGCAGTGACGGCCTGCCAGGGAATTTTGTGGTGGCGCTCACCCGCTTTGATAACCGGCTCTGGATTGGCACCGGCACCGGCCTTGGCACCTTTGATGGCAAGGGGTTTAAAGCCGTACCCATTCGCCAGCATGACAAGGCCGAGTATGCCTTTGGCTTTTATGCCGAACCGGCCAACAAGCGGCTTTGGGTAGCCACTGACCGGGGCCTTTTGCGCCTCGATGCTGGTAGCGGTAAAAGCGCCTTTATCGGCCGCCAGCAGGGATTGCCCTTTGATAAATACTTCCAAGTCTTTATCGACCGGCAACATAACCTGTGGCTGACCAGCAACCGAGGCATTTTGCGGGTCAGTGAAAATGATGCCAACGCGGTGGCCGACGGCATCGAGCCAAAGCTCAAACCGGTGCTTTATGGCGAGAGTGACGGCATGCTGAGCGCCCAGGCCAATGGCGGCTCCAACCCCACCGTGATTGAGGGGCGAGGTGGCGATATCTGGATAGCCACTGCCGTTGGTGCCAGCCATGTGCAGCCGTCAAGGCTGGACGAAGTGGGGCACTATATTCCCGAAGTGGCAATCGAAGGGCTATGGGTGGATGGCCAGAGCCACAGCCTTACCGGCAAACTGGTGCTGGCGCCGGCGGTGCAGCGCGTGCAGGTGAAATTTGCCGGGCTTAGCTTTATTTTGCCAAGCGCGCTTCATTACCGTTCGCGCCTGGAGGGCTTTGACAGCGGTTGGCATGACAACGGCACCGTCGATCAGTTGGAATTTACCAACCTGGCGCCGGGGCGCTATGTGCTCAGTATCGAGGCCGCCAACCGCGGTGGCGATTGGAGCCTGCCAGCCAGGTTGGTGATCGTCAAACAGCCTTACTGGTGGCAGAGCCACTGGGCGCCCTATCTGGCTCTTGTTTTGGCGTTGTTGCTGGTGGCGCTACTGGTGTTTTGGCGTACCCGGCACCTGCGCCGCTCCGAGCTGCGGCTACTGGAACTGGTGGCCAATAAAACCGACGAGCTAAAGCGCCAGACCGAAAGCCTGCGCCAGGCCAACCAGGAAAAATCCCAGCTCCTTGGCCAGTTGCAGGTCCAAGCCCTGGCCCTTGAAAAACAAGCCCGCCAGGACGTACTGACCGGCCTTGCCAACCGCCGGGCCTTCGACGAGTCCTTGTCGGCCGCTTTTAGCCAGGCCCAGCAGCAACGACAAACCCTGACCCTGGCCTTTATCGACATCGACCACTTTAAAGCCATCAATGACCGCTTTACCCACTGCGTGGGTGACAAGGCGCTGGTGCGGGTGGCGGCGCTATTGAAAAGCCAATGCCGCGAGCAGGATTTGGTGGCCCGCTGGGGCGGCGAAGAGTTTGCATTGTTGCTGCCCAATACCGCCCTTGCCGATGGCTGCCGGCGTTGTGAGCAATTGCGCCAGGCGATAGCCGACATCAATGGCGATGACATTGCCAAAGGCATGGCGCTGACGGTGAGCATCGGAGTGGTGTGCTCAGAGCAGGCAAGCAGCAGCGCCGCCTTGCTGCAAGCGGCGGACGAGGCCCTTTATCTGGCTAAAAACACCGGCCGAAACCAGGTGGTGGCCAGCGCCGGGCCAGTAAAACCGGCATAA
- a CDS encoding helix-hairpin-helix domain-containing protein — translation MNPAKVSRDNLSRLTDLPNIGKASAEDLRLLGIFKPEDVTGQDPLVLYQRLCQLTASRQDPCVLDVLMSVTDFMAGGEPQPWWAFTAQRKRLYPAL, via the coding sequence ATGAACCCCGCCAAAGTGTCTCGGGATAACCTCAGTCGCCTCACCGATTTACCCAATATTGGCAAAGCCTCGGCCGAGGACTTGCGCCTCTTGGGCATTTTTAAGCCGGAAGATGTAACAGGCCAAGACCCTTTGGTGCTGTATCAGCGCCTTTGCCAGCTGACCGCCAGCCGCCAGGACCCTTGCGTGCTGGACGTGCTGATGTCGGTGACCGACTTTATGGCAGGGGGCGAACCCCAGCCCTGGTGGGCCTTTACCGCGCAGCGAAAGCGCCTATACCCGGCGCTGTAA
- a CDS encoding DUF6489 family protein produces the protein MKITINVECTPEEARAFLGLPDLKPLQASMMAEFEERLRTGLNEMDPQALAKNWFGGANMKAFEEMQKAFWAQMMGKAGKGE, from the coding sequence ATGAAGATCACCATCAACGTGGAATGCACCCCTGAAGAAGCCCGGGCATTTTTGGGGCTGCCAGATCTCAAGCCGCTGCAGGCCTCGATGATGGCCGAATTTGAAGAGCGGCTACGCACCGGCCTTAATGAAATGGACCCCCAGGCTCTGGCCAAAAACTGGTTTGGCGGCGCCAACATGAAGGCCTTCGAGGAGATGCAAAAAGCGTTCTGGGCCCAGATGATGGGCAAGGCCGGTAAAGGGGAATAA
- a CDS encoding acyltransferase, whose translation MAISLGLYVKKRTGLPLGAKGSLGQMLRRAFGAGSFDRFWIHWNPIFSYYLGYRLYRPLARYIPAALALWLTFVGCGALHDAVTMLVRGSGAFLFTPWFALMGLLVALSKTLPLGYGASPFWLRALINLTLIALCLALVLALGLTF comes from the coding sequence ATGGCCATTAGCCTCGGCCTTTACGTTAAAAAACGCACCGGCCTGCCGCTTGGGGCCAAAGGCTCCCTTGGCCAGATGCTAAGGCGGGCCTTTGGCGCCGGCTCCTTTGACCGGTTTTGGATCCATTGGAATCCCATTTTCAGCTACTACCTGGGGTATCGCCTGTACCGGCCTTTGGCCCGATATATTCCAGCGGCCCTGGCGCTGTGGTTAACCTTTGTGGGCTGCGGCGCATTGCACGACGCCGTCACCATGCTGGTGCGCGGCAGCGGCGCCTTTTTGTTCACGCCCTGGTTTGCCCTGATGGGGCTGTTGGTGGCGCTCAGTAAAACCCTGCCCCTTGGCTATGGCGCCAGCCCTTTTTGGCTGCGCGCCTTGATTAATCTCACCTTGATTGCCCTGTGCCTGGCGTTGGTGCTGGCCCTTGGCCTGACCTTTTAG
- a CDS encoding DUF1294 domain-containing protein — protein sequence MRYQGRLSNWNDDKGFGFVEPNGGGKRAFVHISAFTGPSRRPVEGDLIHYEVVKDDKGRQQARAVRLVSDKKASAPRPAKSGGFGSALGLVFLLVIIALGALKIVPMAIAGLYIGASFISFALYARDKHAAKRGHWRTPENTLHLLALAGGWPGAAMAQYFFRHKSKKTVFRVVFWLTVVANLAALFTLLLAPHKLTLWLPL from the coding sequence ATGCGCTACCAAGGACGCCTTAGCAACTGGAACGATGACAAAGGCTTTGGGTTTGTCGAGCCCAATGGCGGCGGTAAACGCGCTTTTGTGCATATCTCGGCCTTTACCGGGCCAAGCCGCCGCCCGGTTGAGGGCGACCTTATCCATTACGAGGTGGTCAAAGACGACAAAGGCCGCCAGCAGGCGCGCGCGGTGCGCCTGGTCAGCGATAAAAAAGCGTCTGCCCCTCGCCCGGCCAAAAGCGGCGGCTTTGGCTCGGCCTTGGGATTGGTGTTTTTGCTGGTCATTATCGCTCTTGGGGCACTTAAAATCGTGCCGATGGCGATAGCGGGCCTTTATATCGGTGCCAGTTTTATCAGCTTCGCGCTCTACGCCCGGGATAAACACGCCGCCAAGCGCGGCCACTGGCGCACCCCAGAGAACACCTTGCACCTTTTGGCACTGGCAGGGGGCTGGCCGGGCGCCGCCATGGCCCAGTATTTTTTTCGCCACAAATCAAAAAAGACCGTCTTTCGCGTAGTGTTTTGGCTGACGGTGGTAGCCAACCTGGCCGCCTTGTTCACTCTGCTGCTGGCCCCGCACAAGCTGACGCTTTGGCTGCCGCTTTGA